A genomic region of Magnolia sinica isolate HGM2019 chromosome 6, MsV1, whole genome shotgun sequence contains the following coding sequences:
- the LOC131249292 gene encoding probable disease resistance protein At1g61300, with amino-acid sequence MSKPFHSSLANGVNSTRTCCIRSEPSEEELRALKKRAGFRKKYIAAENREERNSSKSPSALKTETELCVKALKETLRLGVAMEFLLETTKMAWTQYNYSRSLEENLDVLKAKMQELSSREADVKIELNKMDEMRGKKLKQEVSLWLENVEKITSEVTKIEEDTGEVARYFSLSRVALGKLVVKKIDDVVKLRETGRFSEGLFTDLLCESGSMPATKLVGKMTAERNLEQIWELLMDHNVSTIGVFGMGGVGKTTIMTHVYNKVTSSGIFGIAIWVTVSNDFSIGRLQNSIARAIGLELYDEEDEMRRSMKLSDALEYKKKFIIILDDMWKAFPLVKVGIPEGNAYKVVLTTRSKNVCRAMKCQEKIKVEVLSREEEWELFKERFGADVVLSGEIETIAKLVTEECGGLPLGIITVASAMREKDDVREWRNALQELKCSTMEIEGMDDQVFPILKFSYDRLKSERIQACFLCCALFPEDHAFFDEELIEYWRAEGLMDDMGDWEKELDKGQTILNQLIDVCMLVRRFDHRVVMHDLIRDLAIGITRKSPRFVVKAGTRIRGSIGGEEFTEDVDKISLMRNEIEMLSGEPNCPKLSTLLLQHNPLSGNISHSFFNRMNSLRVLNLSDTCIEYLPVSVSNLENLCILLLNNCKRLREVPSLAKLKRLRLLNLSYTAIKELPHGMECLVNLKELYVLSEERFGFDWYVSSGHWNCLKRFRIVSKSHNFTFEAERMDAIGCNIIGKESSFVLPDSIVGLVMDKCQLSSLPCLSCLRHLRKCKISSCSMKWLLPIGDNPTITSLPLMQSLCLKELQSFRGITEGVLLPGSFACLKLLIVYRCHVLVNLLSLELFQHLQCLEQIDIEECSEMEEVIQGEGMVEEGDNNNNNNAILLPNLRELYLMHLGKLKSICKRVIICPSLNKISIADCGQLKKFPLSLGSSTPVVRGKIEGSKEWWNALEWEDPNTKTLLQPLFQEHEEEDGRGMRREGRGMKRKAEEVEQIASTSRQQESPY; translated from the exons ATGTCCAAACCATTTCATTCTTCACTTGCAAACGGAGTCAACTCGACGAGGACTTGTTGCATCAGATCAGAGCCTTCCGAGGAAGAGCTGAGAGCTCTTAAAAAAAGGGCTGGCTTCCGCAAGAAATACATAGCAGCAGAAAATCGAGAAGAAAGAAATTCGTCAAAATCACCATCAGCCCTAAAAACAG AAACTGAGTTGTGTGTGAAAGCCTTGAAAGAGACACTTCGGTTGG GGGTGGCTATGGAATTCCTCCTGGAGACTACCAAGATGGCATGGACTCAATACAACTACTCTAGAAGCCTCGAAGAGAATCTTGATGTTCTGAAAGCCAAAATGCAAGAGTTGAGTAGCCGAGAGGCCGATGTAAAGATTGAACTGAACAAGATGGACGAAATGCGTGGAAAGAAGCTAAAGCAAGAGGTGAGCTTATGGTTGGAAAATGTGGAAAAGATTACAAGTGAAGTGACGAAGATAGAAGAGGACACTGGAGAAGTAGCGAGATATTTCTCACTCTCACGTGTAGCATTGGGAAAGCTTGTAGTAAAGAAGATTGACGACGTGGTGAAGCTTAGGGAGACAGGTCGATTTTCAGAAGGGTTATTTACTGATCTATTATGTGAAAGTGGAAGTATGCCCGCAACGAAACTCGTGGGTAAAATGACAGCTGAAAGAAATTTGGAACAGATTTGGGAGTTGTTGATGGATCACAACGTTAGCACTATTGGTGTCTTTGGCATGGGGGGAGTAGGTAAGACGACCATCATGACACATGTGTACAATAAAGTAACAAGCTCCGGAATATTTGGCATTGCCATTTGGGTGACTGTTTCTAATGATTTTAGTATTGGGAGACTACAAAATAGTATTGCACGAGCAATAGGATTGGAACTTTATGATGAAGAGGATGAAATGAGAAGGTCAATGAAATTATCTGATGCTTTGGAGTATAAGAAGAAGTTTATTATCATCTTAGATGATATGTGGAAAGCATTTCCATTGGTAAAGGTAGGGATTCCAGAGGGCAATGCATATAAAGTAGTATTGACTACACGATCAAAAAATGTGTGTCGAGCCATGAAGTGCCAAGAAAAGATTAAAGTGGAGGTTCTTTCGAGAGAAGAAGAGTGGGAATTGTTCAAGGAAAGGTTTGGAGCTGACGTGGTGCTTTCTGGAGAAATAGAAACGATTGCGAAGCTTGTAACTGAAGAATGTGGTGGTTTGCCACTTGGAATCATCACGGTAGCAAGTGCAATGAGAGAAAAGGATGATGTCAGAGAATGGAGAAATGCATTACAGGAGTTAAAATGctcaacaatggagattgaaggcatggatgatcaagtttttccaattttgaaatttagttaTGATAGACTAAAATCTGAGAGGATTCAAGcttgtttcttgtgttgtgctTTGTTTCCAGAGGACCATGCATTCTTTGATGAAGAGTTGATTGAGTACTGGAGAGCAGAAGGATTGATGGATGATATGGGAGACTGGGAAAAGGAGCTCGACAAAGGCCAGACAATATTGAATCAACTAATAGATGTGTGTATGTTGGTAAGGAGGTTCGATCATCGTGTAGTAATGCATGATTTAATCAGAGATTTGGCCATCGGTATTACAAGGAAGAGCCCTCGGTTTGTGGTGAAGGCCGGGACTAGGATAAGGGGATCAATTGGTGGAGAAGAATTTACTGAAGATGTTGACAAAATCTCATTGATGAGAAATGAAATTGAAATGCTTTCAGGTGAACCCAACTGCCCAAAACTCTCCACATTGCTGTTGCAACATAACCCTCTCTCAGGCAACATTTCTCATTCGTTCTTCAATCGCATGAACAGCCTAAGAGTTCTCAACCTCTCTGACACTTGCATTGAGTATCTTCCAGTATCAGTTTCAAACTTGGAGAACTTGTGCATACTCTTATTAAATAATTGTAAGAGGTTAAGGGAGGTACCGTCCCTAGCAAAGCTCAAGCGTCTAAGGCTTTTGAACCTCTCTTATACTGCCATCAAAGAACTGCCACATGGGATGGAATGTTTGGTTAATCTCAAGGAGCTTTATGTTCTGTCTGAAGAGAGGTTTGGTTTCGATTGGTATGTCAGCTCTGGGCATTGGAATTGCTTGAAACGCTTCCGCATTGTTTCAAAATCCCATAATTTCACCTTCGAAGCAGAGAGGATGGATGCTATTGGTTGTAATATTATTGGGAAAGAGAGCTCCTTTGTGCTTCCCGATAGTATTGTCGGTTTGGTTATGGATAAATGTCAGCTGTCAAGCTTACCCTGCCTGTCTTGCCTGCGACACTTACGAAAATGTAAAATCTCGTCCTGTAGCATGAAGTGGTTGTTGCCGATAGGAGACAACCCCACCATAACGTCTTTGCCGTTAATGCAGTCTCTCTGTCTAAAAGAGCTTCAGAGTTTTAGGGGTATTACTGAGGGAGTCTTGCTGCCTGGCTCGTTCGCATGCCTCAAGCTCCTGATTGTCTACAGATGCCACGTATTGGTGAATCTCCTGTCACTTGAATTGTTTCAGCACCTCCAATGCCTCGAACAAATCGATATTGAAGAATGCAGTGAGATGGAGGAGGTGATACAAGGAGAAGGTATGGTTGAAGAAGGtgataacaataacaataacaatgccATCCTACTCCCAAACTTGAGGGAGTTGTATTTGATGCATTTAGGGAAACTGAAAAGCATTTGTAAGCGGGTAATCATTTGCCCTTCCCTGAATAAGATTTCTATAGCTGATTGTGGTCAGCTGAAGAAGTTCCCTCTTTCCTTGGGTAGCTCAACACCTGTTGTAAGAGGAAAGATCGAAGGAAGCAAAGAATGGTGGAATGCATTGGAGTGGGAAGATCCCAACACCAAAACACTCCTCCAACCTCTTTTTCAAGAACACGAAGAAGAAGATGGACGTGGAATGAGAAGAGAAGGGCGTGGAATGAAAAGAAAAGCAGAAGAAGTAGAACAGATTGCTTCGACATCACGGCAACAAGAATCTCCTTATTAG